One genomic region from Syntrophorhabdaceae bacterium encodes:
- a CDS encoding MinD/ParA family protein: MVDNGSRTITITSGKGGVGKSSIASNMAYLLGSMNRSTFILDADLSLGNIDIMFGMVPKFNVRDVIDGSRQISDVILEGPCGIRIIPATSGVSEFSHLSEDERAVLMNSLSTLPKHDFLIVDTSAGISSDVLYFNSMSHDIFVVVTPDPASITDSYAMIKVLSTKTGRKDFNIIVNMVREEREALELFRSVVGVTDRFLDVYLNYFGYIPHDQHVNMATRKQKLWAERFPDAVATRALAKICDRLVS, translated from the coding sequence ATGGTAGACAACGGAAGCAGGACGATCACGATAACGAGCGGAAAGGGAGGAGTGGGCAAGTCTTCGATAGCGTCTAACATGGCCTATCTTCTGGGAAGCATGAACAGGTCCACCTTCATTCTCGACGCCGACCTTTCGCTGGGGAATATCGACATCATGTTCGGTATGGTGCCGAAGTTCAACGTCCGCGACGTTATCGACGGTTCACGCCAGATCAGCGATGTCATCCTCGAGGGGCCCTGCGGCATAAGGATCATCCCGGCCACTTCGGGAGTGAGCGAATTCTCCCACCTGAGTGAGGATGAAAGGGCGGTCCTCATGAACTCCCTGAGTACGCTGCCGAAGCACGATTTTCTCATTGTCGACACCTCCGCGGGAATATCGTCCGACGTGCTCTACTTCAACTCGATGAGCCATGATATCTTTGTCGTGGTCACGCCGGACCCGGCAAGCATCACCGATTCCTACGCCATGATCAAGGTTTTGAGCACAAAGACGGGCAGGAAGGATTTCAATATCATCGTCAACATGGTCAGGGAAGAGAGAGAGGCGCTCGAACTCTTCAGGAGCGTGGTAGGCGTCACCGACAGGTTTCTCGATGTCTATCTCAATTATTTCGGTTACATCCCGCACGATCAGCACGTGAACATGGCCACAAGGAAACAGAAACTGTGGGCCGAGCGTTTTCCCGATGCTGTTGCTACTCGTGCGCTTGCAAAAATATGCGACAGGTTGGTGTCATGA
- a CDS encoding chemotaxis protein CheW, protein MNEGAILQLVTFKLGTEEFGVDILKVQEINKMMNITKIPNAPVFIEGVINLRGKIIPIVDLRKRLGFREKPYDKSTRIIVVELEGLVLGFIVDSVSEVLRIPGNTIEPPPSMVAGIESEYIEGVGKLDDRLLILLELKKVFSSPERKDIENIDMN, encoded by the coding sequence ATGAATGAGGGAGCGATACTGCAGCTTGTGACGTTTAAACTGGGAACAGAGGAATTCGGTGTTGATATCCTGAAGGTGCAGGAGATCAACAAGATGATGAATATTACGAAGATTCCCAACGCTCCGGTCTTCATAGAGGGTGTGATCAATCTCAGGGGAAAGATCATTCCCATCGTGGATCTGCGCAAGCGCCTCGGCTTCCGTGAAAAACCATATGATAAATCGACGCGTATAATCGTGGTGGAGCTTGAGGGCCTTGTGCTCGGTTTCATCGTTGATTCCGTCTCCGAAGTTCTGAGGATTCCCGGGAACACGATCGAACCGCCTCCTTCCATGGTGGCAGGGATAGAATCGGAATACATAGAAGGCGTGGGCAAGCTGGACGACCGACTGCTCATCCTTCTCGAACTGAAGAAAGTATTCTCGTCCCCTGAAAGAAAGGACATAGAGAATATCGATATGAACTGA
- a CDS encoding FliA/WhiG family RNA polymerase sigma factor gives MMTWKKGYATTFKDERERTIDEFIPIIKHLAYKVSRRYEDDAIIEDLISAGIVGLLEAMEKYDATKGAKLNTFAYLRIRGAMIDELRSRDWFPRSARSKSKKINEVVRKLENKLGRLPKEEEVAEALGMRLEDYFKMLKNYGNLSVLSMEDLHELLGEDRDRIMRYVTEEGDDPEKCAEALELEGIMAKEFDKLPERQRYVLSLYYHEDLNMKEIARVLSITEARVCQIHSQAILNMRVSMKKFLRN, from the coding sequence ATGATGACATGGAAAAAAGGATACGCGACAACATTCAAAGACGAACGTGAAAGGACCATCGACGAGTTCATACCCATAATCAAGCACCTGGCTTACAAGGTCTCCAGGCGGTACGAAGATGACGCGATCATAGAAGACCTCATCTCCGCGGGCATCGTGGGACTTCTGGAGGCAATGGAGAAGTACGACGCCACGAAGGGCGCCAAGCTCAACACCTTTGCCTACCTCAGGATACGCGGTGCCATGATAGACGAACTGCGTTCCCGCGACTGGTTTCCGAGAAGCGCCCGGTCAAAATCGAAGAAGATCAATGAAGTCGTCAGAAAGCTGGAGAACAAGCTCGGCAGGCTGCCAAAGGAAGAGGAGGTGGCCGAAGCGCTGGGAATGAGACTCGAGGACTATTTCAAGATGCTCAAGAACTACGGGAACCTCTCGGTCCTCAGCATGGAGGACCTCCACGAACTGCTCGGGGAAGACCGCGACAGGATAATGCGCTACGTCACGGAAGAGGGCGACGACCCGGAGAAATGTGCCGAGGCCCTGGAGCTGGAAGGCATAATGGCCAAAGAGTTCGACAAGCTGCCTGAGAGGCAGCGTTATGTTCTGAGCCTCTACTACCACGAGGACCTGAACATGAAGGAGATCGCCCGCGTCCTGAGCATTACCGAGGCACGGGTGTGCCAGATACACTCCCAGGCGATCCTGAACATGAGGGTCTCCATGAAGAAGTTCCTTCGTAATTAA
- a CDS encoding EAL domain-containing protein, with protein MNTHPTDSRLKENHERSGEDMQIYIGRQPILNRAKRTFGYELLFRSGVANGANITDNMHATASVMVNALNNIGISRLIGDKIGFINVDDRVLESGIIELLPGKMTVLELLETVKVDERVLALCAQTRKKGYQFALDDFVDYDGASQGMFDIASYVKVDLMGTDRKGLPNLVKKLKRHNLKLLAEKVETQEDFETCRDLGFDYFQGYFFEKPSIISARSISPTQLVLLDLSRILAREEEFLVIEALFRKNPELHIKLLQFMNSAAFYTANKINSIGQAIALLGYRKLQKWVTLLLFAGEGYDTRSAPLFERAVIRGRIMELLATRITRDTSAADMAFITGVLSLIDALFQVPLQNILSDFNLSEEIHSALLHRHGVLGKLVCVIENLEQENYDEMQICLKDVNLVPADLYTIENNAILEYETMNGMGNGL; from the coding sequence ATGAACACACACCCGACCGACAGCCGTCTAAAGGAAAACCATGAGCGCTCTGGCGAAGACATGCAGATCTATATCGGCCGGCAGCCCATCCTGAACAGGGCCAAAAGGACCTTCGGCTACGAACTCCTTTTCCGCAGCGGAGTTGCCAACGGGGCCAATATCACCGACAACATGCACGCAACGGCAAGTGTGATGGTGAATGCCCTCAACAACATCGGCATCTCGCGGCTCATCGGGGACAAGATAGGATTCATCAATGTCGATGACAGGGTGCTGGAGAGCGGCATCATCGAACTTCTTCCCGGGAAGATGACCGTCCTCGAGCTTCTCGAAACGGTGAAAGTCGATGAAAGGGTGCTGGCGCTTTGCGCGCAGACGAGAAAGAAGGGCTATCAGTTCGCCCTCGACGACTTCGTCGACTATGACGGCGCCTCTCAGGGCATGTTCGACATTGCTTCCTACGTGAAGGTGGACCTCATGGGCACCGACAGGAAGGGACTCCCCAACCTTGTGAAGAAACTGAAGAGACACAACCTTAAGCTTCTTGCCGAAAAGGTGGAGACCCAGGAGGACTTCGAGACATGCCGCGATCTCGGCTTCGACTATTTTCAGGGCTACTTCTTCGAGAAACCGTCGATCATATCGGCGAGGTCCATCTCGCCGACGCAGCTGGTGCTCCTCGACCTCTCACGGATCCTTGCCCGCGAGGAGGAATTCCTTGTTATCGAGGCGCTCTTCAGGAAGAATCCCGAACTCCATATCAAGCTTCTTCAATTCATGAATTCGGCGGCCTTCTACACGGCAAACAAGATTAACTCCATCGGGCAGGCGATAGCCCTCCTGGGATATCGGAAGCTTCAGAAGTGGGTGACTTTGCTTCTTTTCGCTGGTGAAGGTTATGACACGCGCTCTGCCCCTCTCTTCGAAAGGGCCGTCATCAGGGGCCGGATCATGGAACTCCTCGCCACCCGCATAACTCGCGATACCTCCGCGGCAGACATGGCATTCATCACCGGCGTTCTGTCCCTCATAGATGCCCTCTTCCAGGTCCCTCTTCAGAACATACTCAGCGACTTCAACCTCTCCGAGGAGATACACAGCGCCCTGCTCCATCGCCACGGCGTTCTCGGCAAGCTGGTCTGCGTAATAGAGAACCTGGAGCAGGAGAACTACGACGAAATGCAGATCTGTCTGAAGGACGTCAACCTGGTTCCCGCTGACCTCTACACTATTGAAAACAATGCAATTCTTGAGTATGAAACGATGAACGGGATGGGCAACGGGTTATAG
- a CDS encoding chemotaxis response regulator protein-glutamate methylesterase translates to MIRVLIVDDSLVMRKTISRMLSRDTSIEVVGTAVDGKDALEKVESLKPDVITMDVEMPIMNGIEALKKIMAKDPVPVIIMSALTREGAEITMEALQLGACDFITKDFTNIGGSFSSKETEVITKVKNVAKNKVRFLLRKLDIKQKPAVIRADQNIRHEILAIGASTGGPPALQHILTRLPRAFPVPVVIAQHMPKIFTQSFSQRLDTVSQLQVKEAEDGETLKAGVAYIAPGNAHMAVRRRGKSVFVQFTDGTRYIYRPSVDLLMGTTAEAYERQSFGVILTGMGNDGLVGMREMRAKGGYIVAQDEETCVVFGMPRAVITANLADAVLPIDKISEEIMRVL, encoded by the coding sequence ATGATCAGGGTACTGATTGTTGATGATTCGCTGGTGATGCGAAAGACGATATCAAGGATGCTGTCGAGGGACACGTCCATCGAGGTCGTAGGCACTGCCGTTGACGGCAAGGACGCCCTCGAAAAGGTCGAGTCCCTGAAGCCCGACGTCATCACCATGGACGTGGAGATGCCCATCATGAACGGCATCGAGGCCCTGAAAAAGATCATGGCGAAAGACCCTGTGCCTGTGATCATCATGAGCGCCCTGACCAGGGAGGGGGCCGAGATCACCATGGAGGCCCTGCAGCTTGGCGCCTGTGATTTCATCACCAAGGATTTCACAAATATAGGCGGCTCCTTTTCCTCGAAGGAAACGGAAGTGATCACGAAGGTGAAGAACGTTGCAAAGAACAAGGTAAGGTTTCTCCTTCGCAAGCTGGATATCAAGCAGAAGCCCGCCGTCATCAGGGCCGACCAGAATATCCGCCACGAGATCCTGGCCATCGGCGCCTCCACGGGCGGGCCTCCGGCTCTGCAGCACATCCTGACAAGGCTTCCCCGGGCCTTTCCCGTGCCCGTGGTCATCGCCCAGCACATGCCCAAGATATTTACCCAGTCCTTTTCACAGAGGCTCGACACCGTGTCGCAGCTGCAGGTGAAGGAAGCCGAGGACGGGGAGACCCTGAAAGCCGGTGTTGCTTACATCGCCCCGGGGAACGCACATATGGCCGTCAGAAGAAGAGGGAAGAGCGTCTTTGTCCAGTTCACCGACGGCACCCGGTATATCTACCGGCCTTCCGTCGACCTTCTCATGGGCACGACGGCGGAGGCCTATGAAAGGCAGTCCTTCGGTGTCATCCTGACGGGCATGGGTAATGACGGGCTTGTCGGGATGAGGGAGATGAGGGCGAAGGGTGGATACATCGTGGCCCAGGACGAGGAGACATGCGTGGTCTTCGGCATGCCCAGGGCCGTGATAACGGCCAATCTGGCCGATGCCGTGCTGCCCATAGACAAAATATCGGAAGAGATCATGAGGGTGCTATGA
- a CDS encoding HDOD domain-containing protein — protein MEREEILKRLRKIDVLPTFPEVMAEVISVIEDPMSSAGDLARTMDPSMASEVLRLANTAYFGTRNFRKITSIEHAIAIVGLEQLSQIILHMPFLSMMGGEGGLDREKFVRHSMICGIASKVMSGTLHVGEEHAVYIGGLMHDIGAIIIYRYFNEEWKTISALVRNGGCAWTQAEEEVLSCDHGMIGACLLTMWNIPQSVTDGVMHHHSPRRAAENIWSAKLIDAGNRFAKKVDLSDNFASLDEFINNNRDFIPLVEQMGLKVSLAQELDLYEGVYALMKNARGLLSCTGEDKDDQGTDC, from the coding sequence ATGGAACGCGAAGAGATTCTGAAGAGACTCAGGAAAATAGATGTATTGCCTACCTTCCCGGAGGTCATGGCCGAGGTCATCAGTGTCATAGAGGATCCGATGAGCTCCGCCGGGGACCTGGCGAGGACCATGGACCCGTCGATGGCGAGTGAGGTACTGCGTCTTGCCAACACCGCCTATTTTGGAACCCGCAACTTCCGCAAGATCACGTCCATCGAGCACGCCATCGCCATAGTCGGACTGGAACAGCTTTCCCAGATCATCCTTCATATGCCTTTTCTTTCCATGATGGGGGGCGAAGGCGGCCTCGACAGGGAAAAGTTCGTACGCCACTCCATGATATGCGGCATAGCATCGAAGGTCATGAGCGGTACCCTTCACGTGGGGGAGGAGCACGCCGTCTACATCGGCGGTCTCATGCATGATATCGGCGCCATCATCATATACCGGTATTTCAACGAGGAATGGAAGACAATAAGCGCCCTCGTGAGGAATGGGGGCTGTGCATGGACGCAGGCGGAGGAAGAGGTGCTCTCCTGCGATCACGGCATGATCGGAGCGTGCCTTTTGACCATGTGGAACATACCTCAATCGGTTACGGATGGGGTCATGCATCATCACTCTCCCCGGAGAGCCGCTGAGAATATATGGAGTGCGAAGCTCATCGATGCGGGAAATAGGTTTGCAAAAAAGGTCGATCTAAGCGATAATTTCGCAAGTCTGGATGAATTTATTAATAATAACAGAGACTTCATTCCTCTCGTCGAGCAAATGGGCCTTAAAGTGTCGCTCGCGCAGGAACTGGATCTTTATGAAGGCGTGTACGCTCTCATGAAGAATGCGCGGGGTTTGCTGTCATGCACAGGAGAAGACAAGGATGATCAGGGTACTGATTGTTGA
- a CDS encoding chemotaxis protein CheA, with protein MDDQALQRDEMQEIIDEFIVESSELMDNVIQDIVVIEQNQDEEVVNSIFRAVHTIKGTSSFLGFNALSQLAHKGEDVLGVIRKGEMATDQTVADILLESFDLMKLMIEDIRDQGSENHDASAVIVKLTDLLDPAKKGAQQPPEEKKMIGELLVEENIISKSELDNALKKQETEKDKKVGEIIVEEKYITETQLNKILVKQKSPKSEEQSIRIDVKKLDELMNLVGELVLGKNRLILVNSMAKKGEESETVFDNLTDITNYIEVITNELQLSVMRARLVPVSKVFNKIPRMVRDLCSEFKKDIELKVEGEETELDRSLIEALTDPLIHIIRNSVDHGVELPADREAKGKRAKGLLTIKAYNEGNHVIIEIFDDGKGINIQAVKDKVREKGLMNDAELASLSPKEAMNLVFIPGLSTAQKLSKVSGRGVGMDVVRTNIEKMNGQAHIDSEEGKWTKLTIKLPLTLAIMRALIVKVAEELFAVPLNTVTELVKLKEGLIKTVDKNEVLVLRNTVIPIVDLSKAFLMTADGDGSGYIVVCAIGEKTIGIKVQSVIGQEEVVIKPLGEFLKDIKGISGATIRGDGKVILILDIPSVILDYTMHRRAHAQAQAQQIQMGMRN; from the coding sequence ATGGATGATCAAGCTCTCCAGCGGGACGAGATGCAGGAAATCATCGATGAGTTCATAGTTGAGTCCAGTGAACTCATGGACAATGTCATTCAGGACATTGTCGTTATCGAGCAGAATCAGGACGAGGAGGTTGTGAACAGTATCTTCCGGGCCGTTCACACCATCAAGGGAACGTCGAGTTTCCTGGGGTTCAATGCACTGTCCCAACTTGCACACAAGGGCGAAGACGTTCTCGGAGTCATCCGCAAGGGCGAGATGGCCACCGACCAGACGGTTGCCGACATTCTCCTCGAATCCTTTGACCTCATGAAGCTCATGATAGAGGACATTCGGGACCAGGGAAGCGAGAACCATGACGCCTCCGCCGTCATCGTAAAACTAACGGACCTTCTCGATCCCGCAAAGAAAGGAGCGCAGCAGCCACCGGAAGAAAAGAAAATGATCGGCGAGCTTCTCGTGGAAGAGAATATCATCAGCAAGAGTGAACTCGACAATGCCCTCAAGAAACAGGAGACGGAAAAGGACAAGAAGGTCGGAGAGATCATCGTCGAGGAGAAATACATCACCGAAACGCAGCTCAACAAGATACTGGTAAAGCAGAAGAGCCCAAAATCCGAGGAGCAGAGCATCAGGATCGACGTCAAGAAGCTCGATGAACTGATGAATCTCGTCGGCGAGCTCGTTCTTGGAAAGAACAGGCTCATCCTTGTCAACAGCATGGCAAAGAAGGGCGAGGAGAGCGAGACCGTCTTTGACAACCTGACGGACATAACGAACTACATCGAGGTTATCACCAATGAACTTCAGCTTTCCGTCATGAGGGCGCGGCTGGTGCCTGTGAGCAAGGTCTTCAACAAGATCCCCAGAATGGTGAGGGACCTCTGTTCCGAATTCAAGAAGGACATCGAGCTCAAGGTGGAGGGCGAGGAGACGGAGCTTGACAGGTCTCTCATCGAGGCGCTGACCGACCCTCTCATCCACATCATACGAAACTCCGTAGACCACGGTGTCGAGCTGCCCGCCGACCGTGAGGCAAAGGGAAAACGCGCCAAGGGCCTCCTTACCATCAAGGCATATAATGAAGGCAACCATGTCATCATCGAGATATTCGATGACGGCAAAGGCATCAACATCCAGGCTGTGAAGGACAAGGTCAGGGAGAAGGGTCTCATGAACGATGCGGAGCTGGCAAGCCTCTCGCCGAAAGAGGCGATGAACCTTGTCTTTATCCCGGGGCTCAGCACCGCGCAGAAGCTGAGCAAGGTCTCGGGCCGCGGCGTGGGGATGGATGTGGTCAGGACGAACATCGAGAAGATGAACGGACAGGCCCACATCGATTCAGAGGAAGGGAAATGGACGAAACTGACCATCAAGCTTCCTCTGACACTGGCCATCATGAGGGCCCTCATCGTAAAAGTGGCGGAGGAACTCTTCGCGGTACCCCTCAACACGGTCACGGAACTCGTCAAACTCAAGGAAGGGCTCATCAAGACCGTGGACAAGAACGAGGTTCTCGTTCTTCGCAACACGGTGATCCCCATCGTGGACCTCAGCAAGGCCTTTCTCATGACCGCCGACGGGGACGGCAGCGGCTACATAGTGGTCTGCGCGATCGGCGAGAAGACGATAGGGATCAAGGTCCAGTCCGTTATCGGGCAGGAAGAGGTGGTCATCAAGCCTCTCGGGGAATTCCTGAAGGACATCAAGGGGATAAGCGGTGCAACCATAAGGGGCGACGGCAAGGTGATCCTCATACTCGATATCCCCTCGGTCATCCTCGACTACACCATGCACAGAAGGGCCCACGCCCAGGCACAGGCCCAGCAGATACAGATGGGGATGAGAAACTGA
- a CDS encoding protein-glutamate O-methyltransferase CheR, with protein MTREEFTVLRDFIYEKTGIYFAESKTYLLESRLTNRLNELGLGSFEDYYYHLKYGADRGRNELANLYDVVTTNETSFFRNPPQLDAFKIIMKKSYMNGAAPATPIRIWSAACSTGEEPYTLAIMLMEMAELHRVSIPFNILATDISSKVIESARKAVFSQYSVRNTDEAIKRKYFTEENNMYKLKETVKKYVKIDFMNLMDSDAYRLYRQMDFIFCRNVLIYFDEKMKKKVVDHMYECLRPKGFLTIGHAESLHNISRAFKPLVFPGTIAYQKG; from the coding sequence ATGACGAGAGAAGAATTTACCGTGCTGAGAGATTTCATCTATGAGAAAACAGGTATATACTTCGCCGAATCAAAGACCTATCTTCTCGAGAGCCGTCTTACGAACAGGCTCAATGAACTTGGTCTTGGCTCTTTCGAAGATTATTACTATCATCTGAAGTACGGAGCCGATAGGGGCAGAAACGAACTGGCAAACCTCTACGACGTGGTGACGACGAATGAAACAAGTTTCTTCCGCAACCCCCCGCAGCTCGACGCGTTCAAGATCATCATGAAGAAATCGTATATGAACGGCGCGGCCCCGGCCACTCCCATCCGCATATGGAGCGCGGCCTGTTCCACGGGCGAGGAACCCTATACACTGGCCATCATGCTCATGGAGATGGCGGAGCTCCACCGGGTCAGCATACCCTTCAACATTCTCGCAACCGACATCAGCAGCAAGGTTATAGAGTCGGCGCGGAAGGCTGTGTTCAGCCAGTACAGCGTCCGGAACACCGACGAGGCCATCAAGAGAAAATATTTTACAGAAGAGAACAATATGTATAAGCTGAAAGAAACCGTAAAAAAGTACGTTAAGATCGACTTCATGAACCTCATGGACAGCGATGCATACAGATTGTACCGGCAGATGGATTTTATCTTCTGCAGGAATGTTCTTATCTATTTTGACGAGAAGATGAAGAAGAAGGTTGTAGATCATATGTATGAGTGTCTGAGGCCAAAGGGATTCCTCACCATCGGTCACGCGGAATCGCTCCACAACATATCCCGGGCCTTCAAGCCGCTCGTGTTTCCCGGCACCATAGCATATCAGAAAGGATGA
- a CDS encoding HEAT repeat domain-containing protein has translation MRTQKEENARSRNPVGEELESFIVLLRDGDNFEKEKAIDALVASPGKEVVEQIIPLLQEKNTPVRMAVLDVLKEIGSTHLDGVIGMLEDDNEDIRVYACEVLSVLRDPRSIPIIVKKSRDDAENVRNAACMALGEFDDDEAVEALLDALKDEEWIAFSAILSLGRTRSPRAVPRILQFFRESGEELSGVACEVLVGYGDDAILDEIFDVLKGWDREKRSAYLKVVLEKGNEHTFERLKEKIGDELFEHLLDSVAENRHRPIEIVRMLTHFRTPETCRAVLDVLKAMEPDDENYDTVLGLFASLGDIWAGEVAGYMGLDEANLLPLIRSCKMTGVKVEEEALLKRFLSAPVELKREIVMNVPAVIDGNGCSIIKEALKDTDGHIKGFAVEAVGDLRLMNLKEDIIRILGEDFYDVRVKALKTLIRLDPALAMEMISAFVDRGSVEDKKVYLAAASLVGGEENLPFVTRLLFDEDEGVRRSTISVLGSFADDENYMELIQKTLMGDDIPHEVFKVVKDKRLNRFRDRLVVIFADEGKGMWTRYYALSALGAFKDPALFDIFVRGLEDGNGLITIGCIRSLADLGDARAMDCIRPFVDSANDDIRSAAQMVMNKMQSV, from the coding sequence ATGAGAACGCAGAAAGAAGAGAATGCCCGGAGCAGGAACCCTGTCGGGGAAGAGCTGGAGAGCTTCATAGTCCTTCTCAGGGATGGTGACAATTTCGAAAAAGAGAAGGCCATCGATGCACTCGTGGCGTCCCCGGGAAAAGAAGTGGTGGAACAGATCATCCCTCTTCTCCAGGAGAAGAACACGCCCGTCAGGATGGCCGTGCTCGACGTTCTCAAGGAGATCGGAAGCACTCATCTCGACGGCGTCATCGGAATGCTTGAAGACGACAATGAGGATATACGGGTATATGCCTGTGAGGTCCTTTCCGTCCTCAGGGACCCGCGCTCCATACCCATAATCGTGAAAAAATCCCGCGATGATGCGGAGAATGTGCGAAACGCCGCCTGCATGGCTCTCGGTGAGTTCGACGACGATGAGGCCGTGGAGGCCCTCCTCGACGCCTTGAAGGACGAGGAATGGATAGCATTTTCCGCCATCCTGAGTCTGGGAAGGACGAGAAGCCCCAGGGCTGTCCCCCGGATCCTTCAATTCTTCAGGGAGAGCGGCGAAGAACTCTCGGGTGTCGCCTGCGAGGTACTCGTCGGGTACGGCGACGACGCCATACTCGACGAGATATTCGATGTGCTGAAGGGATGGGACAGGGAAAAAAGGAGCGCCTACCTGAAGGTCGTGCTCGAAAAAGGCAACGAGCACACATTCGAGAGGCTGAAGGAAAAAATAGGGGACGAACTCTTCGAGCACCTTCTTGACAGCGTTGCCGAAAACAGGCACCGTCCCATAGAGATCGTCCGCATGCTGACCCATTTCAGAACGCCGGAGACCTGCAGGGCCGTTCTCGATGTCCTCAAAGCCATGGAGCCGGACGACGAGAACTACGACACGGTCCTCGGGCTTTTTGCATCACTTGGCGACATATGGGCGGGCGAGGTTGCCGGCTATATGGGGCTCGACGAAGCGAATCTTCTTCCCCTTATCAGGTCATGCAAAATGACGGGGGTAAAGGTTGAGGAGGAGGCCCTTCTGAAACGCTTCCTTAGTGCGCCCGTGGAATTGAAAAGGGAGATCGTGATGAACGTTCCCGCTGTCATCGACGGCAATGGGTGTTCCATCATCAAGGAGGCACTGAAAGACACGGACGGCCACATCAAGGGGTTCGCCGTTGAGGCCGTGGGCGATTTGAGGCTCATGAATCTCAAAGAGGACATCATTCGTATTCTCGGGGAGGACTTTTACGATGTGAGGGTAAAGGCGTTGAAGACACTTATCCGTCTCGACCCCGCCCTGGCGATGGAAATGATCTCTGCCTTCGTCGACAGGGGCTCCGTGGAGGACAAGAAAGTGTATCTCGCAGCAGCCAGTCTCGTCGGCGGGGAAGAGAACCTGCCCTTCGTCACCCGACTCCTGTTCGATGAGGACGAGGGTGTGCGCAGAAGTACCATCAGTGTTCTCGGCAGCTTCGCCGACGACGAGAACTACATGGAACTTATTCAAAAGACGCTCATGGGCGACGATATACCCCATGAGGTGTTCAAGGTCGTCAAGGACAAGAGATTGAACCGCTTCAGGGACAGGCTCGTCGTGATCTTCGCGGACGAGGGCAAGGGCATGTGGACGCGGTATTACGCGCTGTCCGCACTTGGCGCATTCAAGGACCCGGCGCTCTTCGATATATTTGTCAGGGGTCTTGAGGACGGCAATGGGCTCATTACGATAGGGTGCATCCGGTCGCTTGCCGACCTGGGTGATGCCCGTGCCATGGACTGTATTCGGCCTTTCGTGGATAGCGCGAATGACGATATCAGGTCCGCGGCCCAAATGGTTATGAACAAAATGCAGAGTGTATAG
- a CDS encoding response regulator, whose amino-acid sequence MKTILIVDDSATIRKLLAYILKRKNYVIAEAEDGIDAMEKLSHVQVDLVIVDLNMPNMDGIEFVKNLRGNYYYMDTPVIMLTTTKDDKLKKDALDAGVNMFLNKPVQPNFLLYKVESLIQDEEEFNG is encoded by the coding sequence ATGAAGACGATACTTATCGTGGATGACTCGGCAACGATCAGGAAACTTCTGGCGTATATCCTGAAGCGGAAGAACTACGTAATTGCCGAGGCAGAGGATGGGATCGACGCCATGGAGAAATTGAGCCATGTTCAAGTCGACCTGGTTATCGTGGACCTCAATATGCCTAACATGGATGGGATCGAATTCGTAAAGAACCTGAGGGGCAACTACTATTACATGGATACGCCTGTCATCATGCTTACCACGACGAAGGATGACAAGCTGAAAAAGGATGCTTTAGACGCCGGTGTCAACATGTTCCTCAACAAGCCGGTGCAACCAAATTTCTTGCTGTACAAGGTGGAAAGCCTTATACAGGATGAGGAGGAGTTCAATGGATGA